In the Neisseria sp. KEM232 genome, CCTTGCCGAAATCCCCAACATCACCGGCGTCAAAGAAGCCAGCGGCGCCCTTGCCCGCGAAATCGACCTCATCAACCGCGCCCCCGAAGGCTTCGCCGTCTACTCCGGCGACGACCCCACCGCCCTGCCCTTCCTGCTCTGCGGAGGCCACGGCGTCATCACAGTCGCCGCCAACGTTGCCCCCAAACTCTTCGCCGACATGTGCCGCGCCGCACTCGCGGGCAACATCGCAGAAGCACGCCGCCTCAACGGACAACTCATCCCCGTTTACGACGTCATGTTCTGCGAACCCAGCCCCGCCGCACCCAAATGGGCGGCCGCGCAATTGGGCGTCTGCACCGAACACGTCCGCCTGCCCATCATCCCCCTCACGCCCGACGGCCAAAACAAAGTGCGCGCCGCACTGCAAACCGCCGGACTGATTTGATTTCATCCCACACGGAGTCTGTATGAATCCCATCAAACCCGCCACACTCGCCATCGCCCTCATCGGCCTCTCGGCCTGCTCCGGCAGCAAAAAAGAACAACCCAAGCTCGACTACCAGTCGGAAAACCGCAAAATCGTCAGCCTCGAAGTCCCGCCCGACCTGACCAACCCCAACCAGGGCAACCTCTACCAACTGCCCGCGGGAGCAGGAGCAGTGCGCGCCAGCGACTTCAACCTCAGCAGCGCCGCCAAACAAAACGCCGCCGGACAAACTGTTCTCGGCAGCGTCAAAGGCGTCAAAATGGAACGCGACGGCAGCCAGCGCTGGCTCACCGTCTCCGGCAAACAGCCCGCCGAACTCTGGCCGCTGCTCAAAGCCTTCTGGCAGGAAAGCGGCTTTACCATCGCCTCCGAAGAACCCTCCATCGGCCAAATGGAAACCGACTGGGCGGAAAACCGCGCCAAACTCGCCGGCGGCGGCCTGCGCAGCATCCTCGAAAAAATCGGCCTCGGCGGCATCTACTCCACCAGCGAACGCGACAAATTCATCATCCGCGTCGAAAAAGGCCGCAACGGCGCCACCGACATCTTCTTTGCCCACAAAGGCATGAGCGAAACCTACGCCGACCGCAAAAAAGAAACCACCATGTGGCAGCCCCGCGCCAACGACCCCAACCTCGAAGCCGCCTTCCTCGCCCGCTTCATGCAATACCTCGGCGCCGACGAGCAGCAAATCCAAAACCAGCTCCAGCAAACCGCCGACAGCGGCAGCGCGGCCGGTCTTGCCAAACTCGAAAACGGCAGCCTCCTCCTGTCGGGCGACTACCAGCGAAACTGGCGCCGCACCGCCCTCGCCCTCGACCGCATCGGCCTGACCGTTATCGGCCAAAACACCGAAAAACACGCCTTCCTCGTGCAGCCCGCACAAAACGAAAGCGCCTCGGTCAGCACGAAAAAACCCGGCCTCATCGGCCGCCTGTTCGGCAAAAAAGCCCCCGAAGCCCAACAGCTTCCCGAACTGATCGTCTTCGTCGAACCCGCCGCCAACGGCGCGCGCCTGCAAATCCTCAACAAAGACGGCAGCCGCTACACAGGCTCGGAAGCCACCGCCTGGCTCGCACGCCTGCACACCGAACTGCGCTGATTGCACGTTCTCACAAAAGGCCGTCTGAAAACCCCGAAAAGGTTTTCAGACGGCCTTTTTATAGTGAGCCAAAATAGAAAAGATACAAGGCAGCAAGACGCAGACAGTATGGGTATAGTGAGCCAAAATAAAAAATATACGGCGTTGCTGCGCCTTGCCGTACTACCTGTACTGTCTTCGGCTTGCTGCCTTGTATCTTTTTTATTTTGACTCACTATAATACGGCAAGGCGCAGCAACGCCGTATATTTTTTATTTTGGCTCACTATATCTGTAACCGCACACACAAACCTAAATCTTTGCAAAACCCTCTAAGGCCGTCTGAAAACCAAGTGCCGCCGTCATTCCCGCGCAGGCGGGAATCTTTTCGGCGTGCGGAAACGGTCGGACAAACAAAATGCGCCAAAACTTCCGTCCAAGAGGGAATGGCGGCAGTCGGGCGGATTCTTAAAACCTGCAAAGACAGCAAACCACGCTTTCAGACGGCCTGCCCTGTCTGAGGCCGTCTGAAAACCTGTTTGAGATTTTCAGACGGCCTCCGATAAAAAGGCTGCCCGCCAAAAAACGGAACAGCCTGTGATTGTCTGGTTTACTGGCTCAACACGTCCACGCCTTTGGGCGGTGTGAACTTGAATGCGCCGCGCGAGAGTTTGGGATGGGTGTCGACGGCGGAGAAGCGGATGGCGGTGTGGTTACCGAAGCCGTCTTGCAGCTCCATCGCCGCCAGGGTGTCGCCTTTGAAGCCGATGCGGATGAAGCGGTAGCCGGCGTTGTTTTTCTTCGGCATGGCCAAAACGTAGTCTATGCCTTCGGCCGAGCCGTCTTCTTTCAGGCTGTAGCTGGCGGCCAGCGCGGTTTTGTCGGACAGGATGGCGGCGGGGCTGTCGCCGATGGCCTGCGCCTGGTCGGATTTGGTGACCTGTTTCAAATCGGCGTCGTAAAGCCAGATGTGCGTGCCGTCGCCAACGATGATTTGTTTGTAGGGTTTGGCGTATTCCCATTTGAAGAGACCGGGGCGGAGGATTTGGAAGGTGCCGCCGGATGTTTGCGTTTTCTTTTTGCTTTTCACGGTTTGGCTGAACGTGCCGCTGAGGCCGTCGGCGTCGCTGTTGAATTTTTGCAAGGCGTCGACGGCGCCTGCCTGTGCGAAACCTGCGGCGCAGGCGAGGGCGGCGGCGGCGGTTTTGAGCCATGTGGTGCGTTTCATGCGGTGTCCTTACGGTGGGTTGCAACAGGCGGCAGTATAAAGGCTGCCTGTGTGCAGGCAAGTGCCGCGCGCGGCGTTTAATTTGTGTAAAGCGGATAATGCTTTGTTCAGCAATCGGTTTTTGTTTTCAGACGGCCTTTCGTTTTGACATTTATTTAACCCGCCGCCACGTTTTTACGCGCCGAACGGGCGGCAAAAACCCCCGCAGGCGGCAGGGCGTGCGGGGGCGGAAACGGCATCAAGCGGCTTATTCTTCGATAACGATGCGGGCGTTGAGCGGCTGCACGGGGCGGTTGTTTTCCTGGCCGATCATGGTGCGCATGGCCTCAAGCTGGGCTTCGCTAGCGGTAACGGGGGTTTTGAACACGACCCAGTTCACGCCCTCGCTGCACGGCGGCGTAGTCAGCGAGCCGTTCAGGCGGAAGTGGCGGCGGTCTTTCGGAAAGAGCGGCATCACGTCGAGTTTGCCGTTCAGCGCCGTTTTTTCGCCGCTTTGCAGTTTTTTCGCCAGCAGCGGTTTCAGCGCGGAGTTTTCGCGTCCTTTGGTGAAGACTGCGCCGAGTACGGCCAGCTCGCCCGTGTCAGACTGGTGGACGAAATGGACTTCCATCGGATAGGCGTTGCCGCGGAAGGTGTGTTCGCTGGGTGTGTGGAAATGAAACTGCTTGAACGTGAATGTTTTACCGCCGAGGCTGATGGTTTGCGGCTGCCCTTCGGGCGTGGCCTGGATGGTGTGGCCGTTGTTTTCTACGGTGTAGGCCGACGGGGCATAGGCAAATTTCACGCTGTTGCCCGCGGCCGCCTGTGCGGAGGCGAAATCGACGGGCGACTGGTTTTTGCCGCTGCTGCACGCGGCATAGTCTTGTTTGATGCCTCCCCAGTGTTCGGGGCTGCTGTCGCCGGTGTACGACCAGTCGGAATGGGCGGCGGCGAGTGCGGGAAGGGTTGCGGCGCAGACGGCGGCCAATACGGATAAACGCAGTTTCATGTAGTCTCCTATTTGCGTCGGGTTGGGAAAGTGCGGGATTATGCGAACGGCGAGAATTTTTATCAATCGTAAAAACAGCCTTCCTCCCCGTTTTTTCTTGACCTTACGCAAACATATTGCGGATTTTTGTAAACGCGTGCCGCCGCTTCGGATTCACGCGGCCTTTGTCGGGCAAAAAGCATCAGGCCGTCTGAAAACGCCTGCCGCGGTACGGACGGAAGTTTTCAGACGGCCTGATGCGCCGTATTTCAAATTGTTTTGCGCCAAAGCGCTTTTAAAGCACCCGCTGGCCGAAATAGCGGCGGCATTTTTGTCCGCAGCGGTCGTAAAGCCTGCGGCAGTAGGGCAGCAGCGGGGAGGCAAACAGGAAGGAGGCCGCCAGCGCCACGGTTATCACCACCGCCATTGGTTCGGCCAGCATTTTGAAACGGAAGAAATACGCCATCGCGAAATTGACGGCGCAGGTAAAGAGAACGATGTAGCCGAGTCCTACGGCAGCCAGCAGCAGCGGGCAGAAAACCGAGCGTTTCATAAGTCAGAACCGAACCATGTGGGAGGCGCGATTATAAACGGCGCAAACGGCGGGAAAAAGCAAACGGCAGATTAAATCGCGTAAAGACAGACGGCATATTGTGCCGACAAACGGCATTCTTTCGCATTGACAAACCGCCGCCGCCCGTTTTGAATTTGCCGCCGCATCAGGCATAATCGCGCCCTTTCACAGGCCGTCTGAAACTGCCCGAGGGCTTTTTCAGACGGCCTCAAATACGCGAAGCACTCCGATGGACAAGAAAATCCTGTTGCAAAAAGCCGACATCTACCGCCGCCTGATGCGCACCGACAAGCCGATCGGCACCATGCTGCTGCTGTGGCCGACACTGTGGGCACTGTGGACGGCGGCGCGCGGCCTGCCCGACCTCCTTATTCTGGCCGCCTTCGTACTTGGCACGTTTTTCATGCGCAGCGCCGGCTGCGTTATCAACGATTTTGCCGACCGCGGTTTCGACGGTGCGGTGGAGCGCACGAAAAACCGCCCGTTTGCACGCGGCGAAGTGTCGAAAAAAGAAGCCCTGCTGCTGACCCTCGCTCTGTGTCTGGCCGCCGCGCTGTGCCTCTTGCCGCTCAACCGCGCCACCTGGCTGATGAGCCTGCCCGCACTGTTTCTCGCCCTCAGCTATCCGTTTACCAAACGCTTCTTCCCCATTCCGCAGCTCTATCTCGGCCTCGCCTTTTCCTTCGGCATCCCGATGGCCTTCACCGCCGTCACCGGCGCCGTGCCCCCCGCCGCCTGGCTGCTGTTTGCCGCCAATGTGTTCTGGACGCTGGCCTACGACACTGCCTACGCGATGGCCGACAAGGAAGACGATTTAAAAATCGGCATCAAAACTTCCGCCATCACTTTCGGCCGCTACGACGCCGAAGCCATGCTTGTCTGCCACCTGCTGTCTACTGTGCTGATGGCGGCAGCGGGCATTGCCATCGGTGCGTCCTGGCCGTTTTGGTTGGCCGTTCCCTTTGTTCTGCACTTCCAATGGAAACAGTATCTCGCTGTGCGCACGCGCGACCGCAACACCTGCTTTCGCGAGTTTCTCGCCAACAACCGCCTCGGCGCACTGTGGTTTGCCGCCATCGCCGCCCACTTTTTCTATCTGCACGCCAGAGAGCTGTTTGACGCCTATACAGGTATGTGAGCGGACGCAAGAAAACAAAATCAGGCCGTCTGAAAAAGCTTTTTCAGACGGCCTGACTGCATTCGCGGCGTGTCAGCCTTCCCGCGTTTCCTCCCCGTTCCAATACTCCGCCGCACCGCCGTGGAAAAAGCCGTGCAAAATCGCCTGCGCGGCCACGCTGTCGAGCATTGTTTTCTGCTTTTTGCCGAACACCCGCGCTTCGGCCAGCAGGCTTTCGGCGTAAAGCGAAGTGAGGCGCTCGTCTGCCCAGTAAACCGGCAGGGCGAAGCGGGCGTGCAGGCGGCGGCCGAATTTGCGGGCGAGGCGCGTGAGTTCGTGTTCCGTGCCGTCGCTGTGCACGGGCAGGCCGACCACCAAATAATCAGGCTGCCATTCGCGTATCAGGGCGGCGATGGCGGCAAACTTGGTTTCGTTGGCTTCGGCGGAAACGGTGGACAGCGGGTGGGCGATGCCGACTTCCGCGCTGCCCTGCGCCACGCCGATGCGTTTTTCGCCGAAATCGAAGGCCAGGCAGGTGCCCTGCGGCGCGGGAAAGGCGTCAGGCATGGCCGGCGCCTTTCACCAGCGAAGCCGGCTCGATGCCGAGTTTGGAGAGGGCGGCGCGGTAGCGGAGGTTGAGCGGCAGGTCGAACAGAATGCTGCCGTCGGCGGGCACGGCAATCCACACGTTTTGCGCCAGCTCGTTTTCCAGCTGGCCGGATTCCCAGTTCGAGCAGCCGATGGTGACGATGGCCTTTTCCACCGCGCCGCTGTCGCCCAGTTTGTCGATGATGTCGCGCGAGGTGGTGACGGCGTTTTCCCCGCCGACGGAAAAGCTGCTGCTCCATTCGCCTGCGGGGCAGTGGACGACGAAGCCGCGGTTTATCTGCACCGGCCCGCCCACCAGTATCGGACGGTTTTTAAAGCGTTCGGGAACGGGCGTGTCGGAAGCGGAAAACACGGCTTCCATCGGTATCGGCGAGGGTTTGTTGATCACGACGCCGAGCGCGCCGTCTTCGTCGTGGCGGCACAGATAAACGACGCTGCCGCTGAAAAACGAGTCTTCCAGCGCGGGCGTGGCGATGAGGAAATGGTCGGTGAGATTGTCCATAATCGGAAAGAGTCGTGGCTGTCGGGCGGCAATATTAGGCCGCGCGGAGAAAATTGCAAGCAAAAGGCCGTCTGAAAAGCGGCGTTTTCAGACGGCCTGCTTATTGCTAAAATCGCGCCCCTCATTTTTCGGCAAACCCACAAGGCGGTTTCAAAACCTGACAAACAGGTTCTCAGGCCGTCTGAAAAACAAGGAAACAGAATATGGCAGGCCACAGCAAGTGGGCGAACATCCAGCACAAAAAAGCCCGCGCCGACGCCCAGCGCGGCAAAATCTTCACCCGTCTGATTAAGGAAATCACCGTCGCCGCCCGCCTGGGCGGCGGCGATCCCGCGTCCAACCCGCGCCTGCGTCTGGCAATGGACAAAGCCTGGGACGCCAATATGCCCAAAGACAACGTGCAGCGCGCCATCGACAAAGGCACGGGCAACCTCGAAGGCGTCGACTACATCGAGCTGCGCTACGAAGGCTACGGCATCGGCGGCGCGGCCTTGATGGTCGACTGCATGACCGACAACAAAACCCGCACCGTCGCCGACGTGCGCCACGCCTTCAACAAAAACGGCGGCAACCTCGGCACCGACGGCTGCGTCGCCTTCAACTTTGTCCACCAGGGCTATCTGGTCTACACCGACGCCGACGAAGACGCGCTGATGGAGGCTGCCCTCGAAGCGGGCGCGGAAGACGTTGTCGCCCACGAAGACGGCATCATCGAAGTGATCACCGCCCCCGCCGACTGGGCAGGCATCAAAGCCAAACTCGAAGAAGCGGGCTTCACCTCGCAGGACGGCGACGTCACCATGCGCGCGCAGAACGAAACCGTGCTCACCGGCGAAGACGCCGCCAAAATGCAGAAGCTCATCGACGCGCTGGAAAACCTCGACGACGTGCAAAACGTCTACACCTCCGCCGTGTTGCAGTTTGACTAATCCTTTTCAGACGGCCTTCGGATAACCGGAGGCCGTCTGAAAGCGCAAACGGCTTTCGCAACGCCCCTTTTCAGACGGCCTCTCCGCTTATTGGAAGGCCGTCTGAAAACACATTTGGCAACCCGTTCCCTCAATCCGAGAGAAAACACCATGAAAAAATCCCGCCTCACCGCCTTCTTCCTCAGCGCCCTTGCCG is a window encoding:
- a CDS encoding YqgE/AlgH family protein — encoded protein: MDNLTDHFLIATPALEDSFFSGSVVYLCRHDEDGALGVVINKPSPIPMEAVFSASDTPVPERFKNRPILVGGPVQINRGFVVHCPAGEWSSSFSVGGENAVTTSRDIIDKLGDSGAVEKAIVTIGCSNWESGQLENELAQNVWIAVPADGSILFDLPLNLRYRAALSKLGIEPASLVKGAGHA
- the ruvX gene encoding Holliday junction resolvase RuvX, which gives rise to MPDAFPAPQGTCLAFDFGEKRIGVAQGSAEVGIAHPLSTVSAEANETKFAAIAALIREWQPDYLVVGLPVHSDGTEHELTRLARKFGRRLHARFALPVYWADERLTSLYAESLLAEARVFGKKQKTMLDSVAAQAILHGFFHGGAAEYWNGEETREG
- a CDS encoding YebC/PmpR family DNA-binding transcriptional regulator — protein: MAGHSKWANIQHKKARADAQRGKIFTRLIKEITVAARLGGGDPASNPRLRLAMDKAWDANMPKDNVQRAIDKGTGNLEGVDYIELRYEGYGIGGAALMVDCMTDNKTRTVADVRHAFNKNGGNLGTDGCVAFNFVHQGYLVYTDADEDALMEAALEAGAEDVVAHEDGIIEVITAPADWAGIKAKLEEAGFTSQDGDVTMRAQNETVLTGEDAAKMQKLIDALENLDDVQNVYTSAVLQFD
- a CDS encoding carbonic anhydrase, which gives rise to MKLRLSVLAAVCAATLPALAAAHSDWSYTGDSSPEHWGGIKQDYAACSSGKNQSPVDFASAQAAAGNSVKFAYAPSAYTVENNGHTIQATPEGQPQTISLGGKTFTFKQFHFHTPSEHTFRGNAYPMEVHFVHQSDTGELAVLGAVFTKGRENSALKPLLAKKLQSGEKTALNGKLDVMPLFPKDRRHFRLNGSLTTPPCSEGVNWVVFKTPVTASEAQLEAMRTMIGQENNRPVQPLNARIVIEE
- the bamC gene encoding outer membrane protein assembly factor BamC, yielding MNPIKPATLAIALIGLSACSGSKKEQPKLDYQSENRKIVSLEVPPDLTNPNQGNLYQLPAGAGAVRASDFNLSSAAKQNAAGQTVLGSVKGVKMERDGSQRWLTVSGKQPAELWPLLKAFWQESGFTIASEEPSIGQMETDWAENRAKLAGGGLRSILEKIGLGGIYSTSERDKFIIRVEKGRNGATDIFFAHKGMSETYADRKKETTMWQPRANDPNLEAAFLARFMQYLGADEQQIQNQLQQTADSGSAAGLAKLENGSLLLSGDYQRNWRRTALALDRIGLTVIGQNTEKHAFLVQPAQNESASVSTKKPGLIGRLFGKKAPEAQQLPELIVFVEPAANGARLQILNKDGSRYTGSEATAWLARLHTELR
- the ubiA gene encoding 4-hydroxybenzoate octaprenyltransferase — protein: MDKKILLQKADIYRRLMRTDKPIGTMLLLWPTLWALWTAARGLPDLLILAAFVLGTFFMRSAGCVINDFADRGFDGAVERTKNRPFARGEVSKKEALLLTLALCLAAALCLLPLNRATWLMSLPALFLALSYPFTKRFFPIPQLYLGLAFSFGIPMAFTAVTGAVPPAAWLLFAANVFWTLAYDTAYAMADKEDDLKIGIKTSAITFGRYDAEAMLVCHLLSTVLMAAAGIAIGASWPFWLAVPFVLHFQWKQYLAVRTRDRNTCFREFLANNRLGALWFAAIAAHFFYLHARELFDAYTGM
- the lolA gene encoding outer membrane lipoprotein chaperone LolA; its protein translation is MKRTTWLKTAAAALACAAGFAQAGAVDALQKFNSDADGLSGTFSQTVKSKKKTQTSGGTFQILRPGLFKWEYAKPYKQIIVGDGTHIWLYDADLKQVTKSDQAQAIGDSPAAILSDKTALAASYSLKEDGSAEGIDYVLAMPKKNNAGYRFIRIGFKGDTLAAMELQDGFGNHTAIRFSAVDTHPKLSRGAFKFTPPKGVDVLSQ